In one Candidatus Schekmanbacteria bacterium genomic region, the following are encoded:
- a CDS encoding MogA/MoaB family molybdenum cofactor biosynthesis protein, with amino-acid sequence MGHKEHKEKAKIKANCFVITVSDSRTDETDTSGKLIVDELTKAGHSVLSKIILPDEPQLIKNTVLEKTSQNEIDAIILNGGTGISLRDSTFEAIEGIFDKRLSGFGEIFRYLSYKDIGSAAIMSRATAGIKNGKVIISIPGSRGAVSLALEKLIIPELSHILWELRKHLPQNEIR; translated from the coding sequence ATGGGGCATAAGGAACACAAGGAAAAAGCAAAAATAAAGGCAAACTGTTTTGTCATAACTGTAAGTGACAGCCGCACCGACGAAACCGATACAAGCGGTAAATTAATAGTCGATGAATTGACAAAGGCAGGACATAGTGTTTTATCCAAAATTATTTTACCCGATGAACCGCAGTTGATAAAAAATACTGTTCTTGAAAAAACATCTCAAAATGAAATAGATGCCATAATCCTCAATGGAGGCACTGGAATATCATTGAGAGATTCTACCTTTGAGGCAATAGAAGGAATCTTTGATAAAAGGCTCAGCGGTTTTGGTGAAATTTTTCGATATTTGAGCTATAAAGACATTGGCTCAGCGGCAATAATGTCTCGCGCAACAGCAGGCATAAAAAATGGAAAAGTCATAATCTCTATTCCCGGTTCACGCGGCGCTGTTTCCCTTGCGCTTGAAAAACTGATAATTCCCGAACTTTCCCATATACTTTGGGAGTTAAGAAAACACCTTCCTCAAAATGAAATTAGATAA
- a CDS encoding MFS transporter, with product MKLDKGLLPILFAVTLTGFGMSFITPLIPLVLKDAGINLMTIGQIGSTFFFTFTAATLYVGRLVDKLGSRAIIISGLILYGIPALFFPLIHTTALFYLIRGIQGIGNACLFVATEAAINILSSPENRSKNMAYYTLVFGLGFGLGPVIGAALFDYWRELPFFFCTSMFLASILAIMFFFSEAKIEKKEKRFKIFELVKILKTPIFAACSYAFIEVSIGVFLSLYLDSIDIHGAALGTIFMFFAIGGMISPVPAGQIADRIGKRKTLYILAGILAFLTFSFNLSPNYYAILGLIFGVGFVAGGIYPIALSLIADLVPAEQMGAANSTFSFAFGFGSIVGPIVTGAFTNFLGIKFLFYPMCAMGFIFFIIMVIEAKRNERLS from the coding sequence ATGAAATTAGATAAAGGGCTACTTCCTATACTCTTTGCCGTCACTCTCACCGGCTTTGGTATGAGCTTCATCACTCCTCTCATCCCGCTTGTCCTCAAAGATGCGGGAATCAATCTTATGACAATCGGACAAATCGGCTCTACATTCTTCTTCACATTTACCGCAGCAACACTCTATGTTGGAAGATTGGTAGATAAACTTGGAAGCCGTGCAATCATTATATCAGGACTAATCTTATATGGTATACCTGCGCTTTTCTTCCCTTTGATTCACACGACAGCGCTTTTCTACTTGATTCGAGGAATTCAGGGGATAGGTAATGCATGCCTCTTTGTTGCAACAGAAGCCGCTATAAATATTCTATCCTCGCCTGAAAACCGCTCGAAAAATATGGCTTACTATACGCTCGTCTTTGGACTTGGATTTGGCCTTGGCCCTGTCATTGGTGCCGCACTCTTTGATTATTGGCGAGAGCTTCCATTCTTTTTTTGCACCTCTATGTTTCTTGCCTCGATACTTGCAATAATGTTTTTCTTTTCTGAGGCAAAAATCGAAAAGAAAGAAAAACGGTTCAAAATCTTTGAGCTTGTCAAAATTTTGAAGACACCTATCTTTGCGGCATGCTCATACGCCTTCATTGAAGTAAGCATTGGTGTTTTCCTTTCACTTTATCTTGATTCAATAGATATTCACGGTGCCGCATTAGGAACAATTTTTATGTTTTTTGCCATAGGAGGTATGATTTCACCTGTCCCGGCAGGACAAATTGCTGACCGAATTGGAAAAAGAAAAACCCTTTATATCTTGGCAGGAATTCTTGCATTTCTAACATTCTCATTCAATTTATCCCCTAACTATTATGCAATTCTTGGATTGATATTCGGAGTAGGATTTGTTGCAGGAGGAATATATCCCATAGCCCTTTCCCTGATTGCTGACCTTGTTCCTGCTGAACAAATGGGAGCGGCTAACTCGACATTTTCCTTTGCTTTCGGTTTTGGAAGTATTGTAGGGCCTATCGTAACAGGAGCTTTTACGAATTTTCTCGGAATCAAATTCCTTTTCTATCCTATGTGCGCAATGGGATTTATCTTTTTCATAATCATGGTCATTGAAGCAAAAAGGAATGAGCGACTCAGCTGA